One Cytobacillus luteolus DNA segment encodes these proteins:
- a CDS encoding pro-sigmaK processing inhibitor BofA family protein yields MEPIVVISILGGLILLVLFMGAPMRPVRFIGQGLVKIMIGALLLFFLNAFGTTLGLNIPINLVTSTISGFLGVPGIAALVIIDTFILG; encoded by the coding sequence ATGGAACCAATTGTTGTAATATCTATTCTAGGTGGTTTGATATTATTAGTCTTATTTATGGGAGCTCCAATGAGGCCAGTACGTTTTATTGGACAAGGGTTAGTTAAAATAATGATCGGAGCTTTACTATTATTCTTTTTAAATGCCTTCGGAACGACCTTAGGATTAAATATTCCGATTAACCTTGTAACCTCAACTATTTCTGGATTTTTAGGAGTACCTGGTATTGCTGCATTAGTCATTATTGATACTTTCATATTAGGTTAA
- a CDS encoding YaaL family protein: MFFRRKGWLRNEHDERLLVQLESLKEHWMVQKSIIEKSVEPSDEVLFELKLAESKYFFLLREAKTRQIFIGKK, translated from the coding sequence ATGTTTTTTCGAAGAAAAGGTTGGCTTCGTAATGAACACGATGAAAGACTATTAGTGCAACTTGAATCATTAAAGGAGCATTGGATGGTCCAAAAGAGTATTATTGAAAAAAGTGTTGAACCTTCAGATGAGGTCCTGTTTGAACTTAAGTTAGCAGAATCGAAATACTTCTTTTTATTACGTGAAGCAAAAACACGTCAAATCTTTATTGGTAAGAAATAA
- the recR gene encoding recombination mediator RecR — protein sequence MHYPEPISKLIDSFMKLPGIGPKTAVRLAFFVLSMKEDVVLDFAKALVNAKRNLTYCTQCGHITDQDPCYICDDERRNKTIICVVQDPKDVIAMEKMKEYNGLYHVLHGAISPMDGIGPEDIKIPDLLKRLQDDTVQEIILATNPNIEGEATAMYISRLLKPTGIKLTRIAHGLPVGGDLEYADEVTLSKAMEGRREL from the coding sequence ATGCATTATCCTGAACCGATATCAAAGCTAATTGATAGCTTTATGAAATTGCCAGGAATAGGCCCTAAAACAGCCGTTCGCCTGGCTTTTTTTGTATTAAGTATGAAAGAAGATGTTGTTCTAGATTTCGCAAAAGCCTTGGTTAATGCGAAAAGAAATTTAACATACTGTACTCAGTGTGGTCATATAACTGATCAGGACCCTTGTTATATATGTGATGATGAGCGCCGTAATAAAACAATTATTTGTGTTGTTCAAGATCCTAAGGATGTAATTGCTATGGAGAAAATGAAAGAATACAACGGGTTATATCATGTCCTTCATGGTGCGATTTCACCTATGGATGGAATTGGTCCAGAAGATATCAAAATACCCGATCTATTAAAAAGGCTCCAAGATGACACGGTCCAGGAAATAATATTAGCTACTAATCCCAATATAGAAGGGGAAGCTACTGCCATGTACATTTCCCGTCTTTTAAAACCAACTGGGATAAAATTGACTAGGATCGCACATGGTCTACCTGTTGGAGGAGACTTGGAATATGCAGATGAGGTTACATTATCTAAAGCAATGGAAGGTCGTAGAGAACTGTAA
- the dnaX gene encoding DNA polymerase III subunit gamma/tau produces MAYQALYRVYRPKTFQDVVGQEHITKTLQNALLQEKFSHAYLFSGPRGTGKTSAAKIFSKAVNCERAPISEPCNECDSCRGISDGSISDVIEIDAASNNGVDEIRDIRDKVKYAPSAVKYKVYIVDEVHMLSIGAFNALLKTLEEPPKHVIFILATTEPHKIPLTIISRCQRFDFRRINAQAIVQRMKVIIDNQEIEVEEQALHVIARAAEGGMRDALSLLDQAISYSDDVVQFEDVLSITGSVSQTFLTNLVEAIDQKNVQVALKTLDELMNHGKDPMRFIEDLIFYYRDMLLYQTAPNLEETLERVMVDDHFTALAERIHKGSIYEIIDILNKCQQEMKWTNHPRIFLEVAIVKLCQQDGPQVVQTVPQIDTLMNRINQLENELQQLKEKGIAVSNDGVAQPERKPQKSAARSGYKTPTGRLIEILKQATRPDLELLKSRWGAMLEQLRQQNKVSHAALLIDSEPVAASNTAFVLKFKYEIHCKMVAENNNNVRDNLENILLELTNKRFEMVAVPDDEWGKIREEFLRGQRSEETSDMEEEEDPLIAEAKKIVGTELIEIQE; encoded by the coding sequence GTGGCATATCAAGCATTATATCGTGTCTATAGACCAAAAACATTTCAAGATGTTGTAGGACAAGAACATATTACGAAAACACTGCAAAATGCCCTTCTACAGGAAAAATTTTCACACGCCTATCTATTTTCTGGCCCCAGAGGTACAGGGAAGACAAGTGCTGCGAAAATCTTTTCAAAAGCAGTAAACTGTGAAAGAGCACCAATATCTGAACCATGTAATGAGTGTGACTCATGTAGAGGTATTTCAGATGGATCTATTTCAGACGTGATTGAGATAGATGCTGCATCTAATAATGGTGTTGACGAAATCCGGGATATTCGGGATAAAGTAAAGTATGCACCAAGTGCAGTTAAGTACAAGGTCTATATTGTTGATGAAGTACATATGCTATCGATTGGTGCTTTTAATGCTTTACTAAAGACACTAGAAGAACCACCAAAACATGTTATCTTTATTTTGGCAACGACTGAGCCACATAAGATTCCTCTGACAATCATTTCAAGGTGTCAGCGCTTTGATTTTAGACGTATTAATGCTCAGGCTATTGTACAAAGAATGAAGGTTATAATTGATAACCAAGAAATTGAAGTAGAAGAGCAAGCATTGCATGTTATTGCACGGGCGGCCGAAGGTGGAATGCGAGATGCTCTTAGCCTTTTGGATCAAGCCATTTCTTATAGTGACGATGTAGTTCAATTCGAAGATGTTTTATCTATTACAGGCTCAGTATCACAAACATTCCTAACGAATTTAGTAGAAGCTATTGATCAAAAAAATGTTCAAGTTGCATTAAAAACGTTAGATGAACTGATGAACCATGGTAAAGATCCGATGAGATTTATAGAAGATTTAATTTTCTATTATCGAGACATGCTACTTTATCAAACAGCACCAAATTTAGAAGAGACACTTGAACGTGTTATGGTTGATGACCATTTTACTGCTCTTGCTGAAAGAATACATAAAGGTTCAATCTATGAAATAATAGATATACTAAATAAATGTCAGCAGGAAATGAAGTGGACAAATCACCCTCGAATATTCTTAGAGGTTGCTATCGTAAAGTTATGTCAACAAGATGGGCCGCAAGTGGTGCAAACAGTACCACAAATTGATACACTAATGAATAGAATAAATCAACTAGAAAATGAACTTCAACAACTCAAGGAAAAAGGAATTGCAGTTTCAAATGACGGAGTTGCTCAACCTGAACGAAAGCCGCAGAAATCAGCAGCAAGAAGCGGGTATAAAACACCTACTGGTAGGCTGATCGAGATACTTAAACAAGCTACTCGTCCCGACCTAGAATTACTAAAGTCCAGATGGGGAGCAATGCTTGAACAATTAAGACAACAAAATAAAGTTTCACATGCAGCATTACTGATAGATAGTGAACCAGTTGCAGCATCAAATACAGCTTTCGTTTTAAAATTTAAGTATGAAATTCATTGTAAAATGGTCGCTGAAAACAATAATAATGTTCGCGATAACTTAGAAAACATCCTACTTGAGTTAACGAATAAGCGATTTGAAATGGTTGCAGTCCCTGATGATGAATGGGGTAAAATAAGAGAAGAGTTTTTACGTGGGCAACGTAGTGAAGAGACTAGCGATATGGAAGAAGAAGAAGATCCACTAATCGCAGAAGCTAAGAAAATTGTAGGTACGGAGCTCATTGAAATACAAGAATAA
- a CDS encoding YbaB/EbfC family nucleoid-associated protein, whose translation MRGGGMGNMQKMMKQMQKMQKDMAKAQEELAVKTIEGTAGGGMVTVVVNGQKEVIDVNIKPEVVDPDDIDMLQDLVLAATNDALKKMEDLTNDTMGQFTKGMNLPGF comes from the coding sequence ATGCGTGGTGGCGGAATGGGTAATATGCAAAAAATGATGAAACAAATGCAAAAAATGCAAAAGGATATGGCAAAAGCTCAAGAAGAGCTAGCAGTAAAAACAATTGAAGGTACAGCTGGTGGCGGCATGGTAACTGTTGTTGTTAACGGACAAAAAGAAGTTATAGATGTAAATATTAAGCCAGAGGTAGTAGATCCAGATGATATCGATATGCTACAAGATTTAGTTTTAGCTGCAACAAACGATGCATTAAAGAAAATGGAAGATCTAACAAATGACACTATGGGGCAATTTACAAAAGGTATGAATTTACCTGGGTTTTAA